From Oryza sativa Japonica Group chromosome 4, ASM3414082v1, one genomic window encodes:
- the LOC136355944 gene encoding golgin candidate 1-like, with product MDRMLKLKEQGLQGEQITRHFIKCRLAPIKERSRTAFEFDGKHDPNREDPDSLDFKIMKERMYKIFSNAIVVSYSHQLPVVPYNAFNPPPQEYALMKSDPPITQRRSPRQHTVQGGGGPKIRPDPQPQTSNPTGQTGSRKRKLVLDNDEGDDDKSGDKDSPNKLPKRSMPKKKLAGRQMPKIRTSSRKPSDIDPTGKDPDPAATEPNLSKDAEPTAENQPTAESQPTAESRPTGAHASDDKANPSDQPPTGNQSAATETATTQEPPTGNQSDADLNQEIPEAEVQTTSQGPEFGNDSVIGSPDKEQETPHAQLGTSSGPLGGDEEEILRIKAADDSRPPILLKWWDENSQVSGIVINRQKEDEEVCRLKKVLGEATRIVNRIHLRNEAKTATLEKLVPHLGTLEAVRGQLHEAKEHAKKTEKELRDRIAQLQDSNYELSGSSKAQATRMAQMEKQIEALKKDKAELTAERDSALKEVEDRKIKSQAQFDVLVGKIKRLEGARDEVANVATPLVQAMFLNNSGPSTLDATEIFDRLRVAPDVYFKNIKKAGSMGASMALAMTKSLYPRIEIDTIDGFADGTSEEAALDLISNAQNAADKIASDVVEQFRNNDLQPNNNNSDDERTDSD from the exons ATGGACCGCATgctaaaactcaaagaacaaggcttgcaaggagagcagattactcggcatttcatcaaatgccggctggcaccaattaaagaaagatcccgtacagcatttgagtttgacggcaaaCATGATCCAAACCGTGAAGACCCAGATTCTCTGGATTTTAagatcatgaaggagaggatgtacaAGATATTCTCGAACGCtattgtcgtcagctactcacatcagctgccagttgtgccatataatgcattcaatccgcctccgcag GAGTATGCattgatgaaatctgatcccCCAATCACTCAGCGCCGGTCGCCTCGTCAGCACACcgttcagggaggtggagggccaaaaatcagaccagatccgcaacctcaaacctccaatcCAACTGGACAGACAGGTTCTCGCAAGAGAAAACTGGTGCTCGACAATGATGAAGGCGACGACGATAAATCTGGGGACAAGGACTCGCCTAATAAACTCCCAAAGCGTAGCATGCCCaagaaaaaactggctggccgtcaaatgccaaagattagaacatcttccag GAAACCGTCCGATATAGATCCAACTGGGAAAGATCCGGATCCGGCTGCGACAGAGCCAAATTTATCCAAAGATGCTGAGCCAACTGCCGAAAaccagccgactgccgaaagccagccgactgccgaaagccggccgactggcgcccatgcttcAGATGACAAGGccaatccgagtgaccagccgccgactggaaaccagtcggcagctactgaaactgcaacaacccaagagcccccgactggaaaccagtcggatgcaGATCTAAATCAAGAGATTCCTGAAGCTGAAGTGCAGACAACTTCTCAAGGACCAGAATTTGGTAATGACTCGGTGATTGGGTCTCCGGATAAAGAGCAAGAAACacctcacgctcagctaggcacatcctcag GTCCACtaggcggcgacgaagaagaaattcTCCGCATAAAGGCAGCTGacgactctcgtcctcctatcttactcaaatggtgggacgagaactctcAAGTTTCCGGCATTGTCATAAATcgccaaaaagaagatgaggaagtgtgccgGCTGAAGAAAGTACTTGGAGAAGCtactcgcattgtgaat agaatccatcttcgcaatgaggccaagaccgcaaccttagaaaagctggttcctcatttgggaactcttgaagccgTTAGGGGCCAGCTACACGAGGCCAAGGAGCATGCCAAGAAAACGGAGAAAGAGTTAAGGGACCGAATCGCTCaactccaggattcaaactacgagctgagtggttcatcaaaag cgcaagccaccaGAATGGCTCAAATGGAGAAACAGATTGAAGCCTTGAAAAAAGACAAAGCAGAACTAACTGCAGAAAGGGACTCGGCCTTGAAGGAGGTCGAAG ACcgtaaaatcaaatctcaagctcagtttgacgtcctggttggtaagatcaagaggcttgaaggagctagagatgaagtcgccaatgtcgctacaccacttgtccaagctatgttccttaataacagtggtccgagtacacttgacgcaaccgaaatctttGACAGGCTGAGAGTTGCACCagatgtatatttcaagaacatcaagaaagctggaagtatgggagctagcatggcattggcgatgaccaaatccttgtacccgagaattgaaatcgacaccattgatggatttgcagacgggacaagcgaagaagctgctcttgatcttatcagcaatgctcaaaatgcggctgacaaaattgcaagtGACGTTGTAGAGCAATTCCGCAACAACGACCTTCAGCCGAACAACAacaactctgatgatgaaaggactgacTCTGACTGA